From the Gordonia bronchialis DSM 43247 genome, one window contains:
- a CDS encoding ATP-binding cassette domain-containing protein, whose protein sequence is MPPKSRPPTSDSADRTVHVADTHDRIRVHGARENNLRNIDVELPKRRLTVFTGVSGSGKSSLVFATIAAESQRMINETYSAFVQGFMPTLSRPDVDVLGGLTTAIIVDQERMGANVRSTVGTATDANALLRILFSRLGDPHIGSPQAFSFNVASISGAGAVTVERGGQKVKERREFSITGGMCPRCEGRGAVSDFDLTALYDASKSLNEGALTIPGYSMDGWYGRIFRGCGYFDPDKPIAKYTKNQLSDLLYKEPTKIKVEGINVTYEGLIPRIQKSMLSKDRDAMQPHIRAFVDRAITFATCPDCDGTRLSAQARSSRIDGKSIADVCAMQISDLAGWVRGLDEPSAAPLLATLRDTLDSFVDIGLGYLSLDRPAGTLSGGEAQRTKLIRHLGSSLTDVTYVFDEPSIGLHPHDIARMNELLLALRDKGNTVLVVEHKPEVIAIADHVVDLGPRAGSDGGEVVFEGSVAGLRASATLTGRHLDDRAQLKESTREPSGTLPIRGADTHNLRDVDVDIPLGILVVVTGVAGSGKSSLIEGSVTRTDSVVSIDQTPIKGSRRSNPATYTGLLEPIRKAFAKANGVKPALFSANSEGARPNCNGAGVIYSDLAMMAGVATVCEVCEGKRFLAEVLDYTLGGRDISEVLEMSVADAEEFFSAGAARIPAAHKILLRLRDVGLGYLKVGQPLTTLSGGERQRLKLAAQMGEKGDIYVLDEPTTGLHLADVEQLLGLLDRLVDSGKSVIVIEHHQAVMAHADWIIDLGPGAGHDGGQVVFQGTPTQIVADRSTLTGRHLADYVGAAVLSPA, encoded by the coding sequence ATGCCCCCGAAGTCGCGTCCCCCGACATCCGACTCCGCAGACCGAACAGTCCACGTCGCCGACACCCACGACCGCATCCGCGTGCACGGCGCCCGCGAGAACAACCTCCGCAACATCGACGTCGAACTGCCCAAGCGACGGCTGACCGTGTTCACCGGGGTGTCCGGGTCCGGGAAGAGCTCGCTGGTTTTCGCGACCATCGCCGCCGAATCCCAGCGCATGATCAACGAGACCTACAGCGCGTTCGTACAGGGCTTCATGCCGACCCTGTCGCGGCCCGACGTCGACGTCCTCGGGGGGCTGACCACGGCAATCATCGTCGACCAAGAACGGATGGGCGCCAATGTGCGGTCTACCGTGGGCACCGCCACCGACGCGAACGCGCTGCTCCGAATCCTCTTCAGCCGTCTCGGCGATCCCCATATCGGCTCCCCGCAGGCATTCTCGTTCAACGTCGCCTCGATCAGCGGAGCCGGTGCGGTCACCGTCGAACGAGGCGGGCAGAAGGTGAAGGAGCGCCGCGAGTTCAGCATCACCGGCGGCATGTGCCCGCGGTGCGAGGGACGCGGGGCCGTCTCCGATTTCGATCTGACCGCGCTCTACGACGCCTCCAAGTCGCTCAACGAGGGCGCACTGACCATCCCCGGCTACTCCATGGACGGGTGGTACGGCCGGATCTTCCGCGGCTGCGGATACTTCGACCCGGACAAGCCGATCGCCAAGTACACCAAGAACCAACTCAGCGACCTGCTCTACAAGGAACCCACCAAGATCAAGGTCGAGGGCATCAACGTCACCTACGAGGGCCTGATCCCGCGCATCCAGAAGTCGATGCTGTCCAAGGACCGCGACGCGATGCAACCGCACATCCGTGCCTTCGTCGACCGTGCCATCACCTTCGCCACCTGCCCCGATTGCGACGGCACCCGGCTCTCGGCACAGGCACGCTCGTCGAGGATCGACGGCAAGAGCATCGCCGATGTGTGTGCGATGCAGATCAGTGATCTCGCCGGATGGGTGCGCGGACTCGACGAGCCGTCCGCGGCACCCCTGCTCGCGACCCTGCGCGACACCCTGGACTCCTTCGTCGACATCGGACTCGGGTATCTGTCGCTGGACCGGCCCGCGGGCACCTTGTCCGGGGGAGAAGCGCAGCGCACCAAGCTGATCCGCCATCTCGGGTCGTCGCTCACCGACGTCACCTACGTCTTCGACGAGCCGTCGATCGGATTGCATCCACACGACATCGCCCGGATGAACGAGCTTCTCCTCGCGCTCCGCGACAAGGGCAATACGGTGCTCGTGGTCGAACACAAGCCCGAGGTGATCGCGATCGCAGATCACGTCGTCGACCTCGGGCCGCGAGCCGGATCCGACGGTGGCGAGGTGGTTTTCGAGGGATCGGTGGCGGGTCTGCGTGCCAGTGCGACACTCACCGGTCGTCATCTCGACGATCGCGCCCAGCTCAAGGAGAGTACCCGCGAACCGTCCGGCACGCTGCCGATACGCGGTGCCGACACCCACAATCTGCGTGACGTCGACGTCGACATCCCGCTCGGCATCCTGGTGGTCGTCACCGGTGTCGCCGGTTCCGGCAAGAGTTCGCTCATCGAGGGATCGGTCACCCGCACCGACTCAGTGGTGTCGATCGACCAGACGCCGATCAAGGGATCGCGCCGCAGCAACCCGGCCACCTACACGGGCCTGCTCGAGCCCATCCGGAAGGCCTTCGCGAAGGCCAATGGGGTCAAACCTGCGCTCTTCAGCGCCAATTCGGAAGGGGCGCGCCCCAACTGCAACGGCGCCGGTGTCATCTACTCCGACCTGGCCATGATGGCCGGCGTCGCCACCGTCTGTGAGGTCTGCGAGGGCAAACGCTTCCTGGCCGAAGTCCTCGACTACACCCTCGGGGGCCGCGACATCAGCGAGGTCCTCGAGATGTCGGTCGCCGACGCCGAGGAGTTCTTCTCCGCCGGAGCAGCTCGTATCCCCGCCGCACACAAGATCCTCCTACGACTACGCGATGTCGGCCTCGGTTACCTCAAGGTCGGTCAGCCGCTCACCACCCTGTCCGGCGGCGAGCGCCAGCGCCTCAAGCTGGCCGCGCAGATGGGGGAGAAGGGCGACATCTACGTGCTCGACGAGCCCACCACGGGCCTGCACCTCGCCGACGTCGAGCAACTGCTCGGACTTCTCGACCGACTCGTCGACTCCGGAAAGTCGGTGATCGTCATCGAGCACCACCAGGCGGTGATGGCACACGCCGATTGGATCATCGACCTCGGTCCGGGTGCCGGCCACGACGGCGGACAGGTCGTCTTCCAAGGAACGCCGACGCAGATCGTCGCCGATCGCTCCACCCTGACCGGCCGCCACCTCGCCGACTACGTCGGCGCCGCCGTACTGAGTCCCGCCTGA
- a CDS encoding glycosyltransferase 87 family protein: MYLRSAVARWVALVIVATGAALYVFVYPNQPPWPFRIDFDVYRTGAQAFLDGHRLYENLPALSEGTHLPFTYPPIAAVLFTVFTIVPGWAGSAILTAGSIGLLMVTLYVVLARVIDRPATDIAWLMLPFTALALCLGPVRDTLNFGQVNIALMTLVVVDALVGRGRWWRGLLTGLAIAVKLTPLVFVLFFVLRRDRRAAIVSVAAALALHGIGFLLAPTDSVKYWTDSLFDTDRIGSPIFSNNQSINGELHRLGIDSTAVWLVLALLVGLFIAWVAWRLIQAGSEVGALLAVAFSALYCSPLSWDQHWVWVAPLLMVMTVWSVRTRAPIAWTALLVSGFVIFVVMPHQRVPRRFEAELDWTFTQHIIGSSFLIWGLVALAVLGVLAPRLPADVARSDTRVRQISAIH, translated from the coding sequence ATGTACCTGCGGAGCGCCGTGGCGCGGTGGGTTGCGCTGGTGATCGTCGCCACCGGAGCGGCACTCTACGTCTTCGTCTACCCGAATCAGCCGCCCTGGCCGTTCCGCATCGACTTCGACGTCTACCGCACCGGTGCCCAGGCCTTCCTCGACGGCCACCGGCTCTACGAGAACCTGCCGGCCCTCTCCGAGGGCACGCATCTGCCCTTCACCTATCCGCCGATCGCGGCCGTGCTGTTCACCGTCTTCACCATCGTGCCGGGATGGGCGGGGTCGGCGATCCTCACCGCCGGGTCCATCGGGCTGCTGATGGTCACGCTGTACGTGGTGCTGGCACGGGTGATCGACCGCCCGGCCACCGACATCGCGTGGTTGATGCTGCCGTTCACCGCGCTGGCACTGTGCCTGGGTCCGGTTCGCGACACCCTCAACTTCGGTCAGGTGAACATCGCGTTGATGACCCTAGTCGTGGTCGATGCCCTGGTGGGGCGCGGGCGGTGGTGGCGCGGTCTGCTCACCGGCCTGGCGATCGCCGTGAAACTGACCCCGCTCGTCTTCGTGCTGTTCTTCGTCCTGCGGCGCGACCGACGTGCGGCCATAGTCAGCGTCGCTGCGGCGCTGGCCCTGCACGGCATCGGATTCCTGTTGGCGCCCACCGATTCCGTCAAGTACTGGACCGATTCGCTGTTCGACACCGATCGCATCGGCAGCCCGATCTTCTCCAACAACCAGTCGATCAACGGCGAGTTGCACCGTCTCGGGATCGACTCGACGGCCGTCTGGCTGGTTCTGGCCCTGCTCGTCGGCTTGTTCATCGCGTGGGTCGCCTGGCGGTTGATCCAGGCCGGCAGCGAGGTGGGTGCCCTTCTGGCGGTGGCATTCTCCGCGCTCTACTGTTCGCCGCTGTCCTGGGACCAGCACTGGGTGTGGGTAGCGCCGCTGCTGATGGTGATGACGGTGTGGAGTGTGCGAACCCGGGCTCCGATCGCCTGGACGGCGCTGCTGGTGTCGGGTTTCGTGATCTTCGTGGTGATGCCGCATCAACGGGTTCCCCGCCGGTTCGAGGCTGAGCTGGACTGGACGTTCACCCAGCACATCATCGGTTCGTCGTTCCTGATCTGGGGGCTGGTCGCGTTGGCCGTGCTGGGTGTGCTCGCGCCCCGCCTGCCCGCCGACGTCGCGCGATCAGATACACGGGTGCGCCAGATATCGGCGATCCACTGA
- a CDS encoding cytochrome P450 gives MQSGLGAISKAYPSSPRPLAEPPAGSGLKPVLGDPGLPLLGNTLEALADPLRSAMQRYERYGPVTWSGSLGMNIVTLVGPEAIECAWMNREKAFSSEQGWEPMIGPFFRRGVMLMDFEEHMHHRRILQQAFTTNRLKGYLGMMTPHIEKTLANWPVGEGFPMYSRTKDLTLSLATEVFVGASLNEAEAHRLETAFEAAVRGGQAIIRADVKFGTWARGLRGREALQRYFRSEIAARRAGDGDDLFSVLCHSESPEGDTFTDEDVVNHMIFVMMAAHDTSTIALSMLTYFLGRHPEWQDRLRAESLALGKDTLDYEDIDALTSLDLAFKETIRINAPVGMLFRKAVRDTDILGHYVPAGTLVAIHPWATMLREEWWPNPTHWDPERFSPERREDKVHRFAWAPFGGGAHKCIGLYFGGMEVKAIMHQMLQRFEWSVPAGYFPELEYGTGPTPADGLPIDFRRR, from the coding sequence ATGCAGTCGGGCTTGGGCGCGATCAGCAAGGCTTACCCCAGTTCGCCACGGCCGCTGGCCGAACCTCCCGCCGGTTCCGGGCTGAAGCCGGTGCTGGGCGACCCCGGACTTCCGTTGCTGGGCAACACCCTCGAGGCACTGGCCGACCCGCTGCGCAGCGCGATGCAACGCTACGAGCGCTACGGTCCGGTGACCTGGTCGGGATCGTTGGGGATGAACATCGTCACGCTCGTCGGGCCGGAGGCCATCGAGTGCGCGTGGATGAACCGCGAGAAGGCATTCTCCAGCGAGCAGGGCTGGGAGCCGATGATCGGGCCCTTCTTCCGGCGCGGCGTCATGCTGATGGATTTCGAGGAGCACATGCACCATCGGCGCATCCTGCAGCAGGCCTTCACCACCAATCGTCTCAAGGGCTACCTCGGCATGATGACGCCGCATATCGAGAAGACACTCGCCAATTGGCCAGTGGGCGAAGGCTTTCCGATGTACAGCCGCACCAAGGACCTCACCCTGTCACTGGCCACCGAGGTCTTCGTCGGAGCGTCCCTCAACGAGGCCGAGGCACATCGCCTGGAAACCGCGTTCGAGGCCGCGGTGCGTGGCGGGCAGGCGATCATCCGTGCGGACGTGAAGTTCGGCACCTGGGCGCGCGGCCTGCGCGGTCGGGAAGCCCTCCAACGCTATTTCCGCTCGGAGATCGCCGCGCGACGGGCCGGCGACGGTGACGACCTCTTCAGCGTGTTGTGTCACAGCGAGAGCCCCGAGGGCGATACGTTCACCGACGAAGACGTGGTCAACCACATGATCTTCGTGATGATGGCTGCCCACGACACCAGCACGATCGCGCTGTCGATGCTCACCTACTTCTTGGGGCGCCATCCCGAATGGCAGGACCGCTTGCGGGCCGAGTCGCTCGCCCTCGGCAAGGACACCCTCGACTACGAGGACATCGACGCCCTGACCAGTCTCGATCTGGCCTTCAAGGAGACAATCCGGATCAACGCACCGGTGGGCATGCTCTTCCGAAAAGCAGTGCGCGACACCGACATACTCGGGCACTACGTCCCGGCCGGGACACTTGTCGCCATTCACCCGTGGGCGACGATGCTGCGCGAGGAATGGTGGCCGAATCCGACGCATTGGGATCCCGAGCGTTTCTCCCCCGAACGTCGGGAGGACAAGGTCCACCGATTCGCGTGGGCGCCGTTCGGCGGCGGGGCGCACAAATGCATCGGGCTCTATTTCGGGGGCATGGAAGTCAAGGCCATCATGCACCAGATGCTGCAGCGCTTCGAGTGGTCCGTGCCCGCCGGCTACTTCCCCGAACTCGAATACGGGACCGGACCGACGCCCGCCGACGGACTGCCGATCGACTTCCGGCGCCGCTGA
- a CDS encoding LLM class F420-dependent oxidoreductase: protein MKFGLQLGYWGAQPPSNHAELVTAAEGAGFDSVFTAEAWGSDAYTPLAWWGSSTSHVRLGTSVLQLSARTPTACAMAALTLDHLSGGRHIVGLGVSGPQVVEGWYGQTFGKPLARTREYIDIMRQVWAREAPVTSAGPHYPLPLTGANSSGLGKPLKPITHPRRADIPVMLGAEGPKNIALAAEIADGWLPLFYTPRMADQYNEWLDDGFGRPGARRSRADFEICATAQIVITDDRAGTFEAIKPFLALYMGGMGSEDTNFHAEVYRRMGYGDVVDEVTALFRSDRKDEAARVIPDEVVEDSAIVGDLDHVRTQIGIWEAAGVTTMLVSPGSVEQVEQLAALLD from the coding sequence ATGAAATTCGGTCTGCAACTCGGATACTGGGGCGCGCAGCCGCCGTCGAATCACGCCGAACTGGTCACGGCGGCCGAGGGCGCCGGCTTCGACAGTGTCTTCACGGCCGAGGCATGGGGATCGGACGCCTACACCCCGTTGGCCTGGTGGGGATCATCGACGAGCCACGTGCGATTGGGGACGTCTGTTCTACAACTGTCGGCACGCACGCCCACGGCGTGTGCCATGGCGGCACTGACGCTCGACCATCTGTCCGGTGGACGGCACATCGTCGGGCTCGGGGTCTCGGGTCCGCAGGTGGTCGAGGGCTGGTACGGACAAACCTTCGGCAAACCGCTGGCCCGCACCCGCGAGTACATCGACATCATGCGGCAGGTCTGGGCCCGCGAAGCACCGGTGACCAGCGCCGGACCGCACTACCCGCTCCCGCTGACCGGTGCGAACAGCAGCGGACTGGGCAAGCCACTCAAGCCGATCACTCACCCACGCCGCGCCGACATCCCGGTGATGCTGGGCGCCGAGGGTCCCAAGAACATCGCCCTTGCCGCCGAGATCGCCGACGGCTGGTTGCCCTTGTTCTACACGCCGCGCATGGCCGATCAGTACAACGAATGGCTCGACGACGGCTTCGGCCGCCCCGGGGCGCGTCGCAGCCGCGCCGATTTCGAGATCTGTGCCACCGCCCAGATCGTGATCACCGACGATCGCGCCGGCACCTTCGAGGCGATCAAGCCCTTCCTGGCCCTGTACATGGGTGGAATGGGCAGCGAGGACACCAACTTTCACGCCGAGGTCTACCGGCGGATGGGGTATGGCGACGTCGTCGACGAGGTGACCGCATTGTTCCGTAGCGACCGCAAAGACGAAGCCGCACGGGTCATCCCCGACGAGGTCGTCGAGGACTCCGCGATCGTCGGCGACCTCGACCACGTGCGCACGCAGATCGGGATCTGGGAGGCCGCCGGTGTCACGACGATGCTCGTCTCCCCCGGCAGCGTCGAGCAGGTGGAACAACTCGCCGCGCTTCTGGACTGA
- a CDS encoding PadR family transcriptional regulator — MSLRHAILAALLDGGASGYQLAKNFDVSVASYWFATPQQLYAELGRLEAAGLIAGREIIQDRRPNKRQFTLTDDGHRELEAFLDAGSKPTFMRDELLVRVYACDAGDTGRLIEDLRARADQAITKAEFIEGLLRKLRGDRSEDRFLAESPRIGPYLTGLRGIAFERENAAWCRRTAYVLDDRSATTGSTVTSPDE, encoded by the coding sequence ATGTCCTTGCGCCACGCGATCCTGGCCGCCCTGCTCGACGGTGGCGCGTCCGGATATCAACTCGCGAAGAACTTCGACGTGTCGGTGGCCAGTTACTGGTTCGCGACGCCACAGCAGCTCTACGCCGAACTCGGCCGCCTCGAGGCCGCCGGGCTGATCGCGGGCCGGGAGATCATCCAGGACCGACGGCCCAACAAGCGCCAGTTCACCCTCACCGACGACGGCCATCGCGAACTCGAGGCCTTCCTCGACGCGGGTTCCAAGCCGACCTTCATGCGCGACGAACTGCTGGTGCGGGTGTATGCGTGCGACGCGGGCGACACCGGCCGGTTGATCGAGGACCTGCGCGCCCGGGCCGACCAGGCCATCACGAAGGCCGAGTTCATCGAGGGGCTGTTGCGCAAGCTGCGTGGCGATCGCTCCGAAGATCGATTCCTCGCCGAGAGTCCCCGAATCGGGCCCTATCTCACGGGATTGCGCGGGATCGCCTTCGAGCGTGAGAACGCGGCCTGGTGTCGTCGAACCGCGTATGTGCTCGATGACCGCAGCGCCACCACGGGCTCGACCGTCACGTCGCCGGACGAGTGA